One Candidatus Paceibacterota bacterium genomic window carries:
- a CDS encoding peptidoglycan-binding protein, giving the protein MKFAQKGFLFLFLIVFVFGSPQFAKAIPNTAPVLDAVASPTMVAIYQPGAPGDIQGTLVSDLVDFPDSPGLDNVNDLDDGALLGIAVTAVNSADLICHYSLDDGTTWHGFGTPSATTTRLLAADSDNRVYCQKTVSDGTFPDALTFRAWDQTSGTDGGTADTTTNGGSTAFSSVTDNVSFTINAVNGAPSASNLSAPETYTEDTPLNLTDIVITDDSLSLQAYLTLSDPEAGSLSTSTSGLVTSTYNPETGQWHANGARISLNRLLAGVIFTPAPNYNSTFTIATAVNDGISAVTGSKTMNGIAADTVPGVPTSLTVTALPQSHVHLSWTAPEDDGGDEITGYRIDRESPVDSVWGTIVDDTESDATTYNDQYVLPGVEYNYRVAAINSVDVGEFGDSASVTTPGATSGASCVADAYWNFDEGEGTTAIESVEGYDGTLVNGPTYSTDVPPVDFTDSHSLLFDEDSDQKVIFSRSATTTYSVSMWIKPLGQTNEYGSLISQNTDIGLYYLGDDIGNVAWPNKISNYNGDGDHVNDTALSLDTWHHIALVNDDGHATFYLDGVADGSSDGSPAVNFNTLGSDGGHEAFNGYIDDVRIYDSLLTASQVESLADGNENCDGSTATPTPVARHHSSGGGSLASRVTNLVAMNKTQEAKDLVEKYQNNPQNIIKTLPPIIRDLEFGLSGDDVKQLQIFLNSHGFLVATTGPGSSGNETNFFGALTRSALAEFQKANGITPTAGYFGPKTRAFLAGMKTTL; this is encoded by the coding sequence ATGAAATTTGCTCAAAAGGGATTTTTATTTTTATTCCTAATCGTCTTTGTTTTTGGATCCCCGCAGTTCGCAAAAGCTATCCCAAACACTGCCCCAGTTCTCGATGCTGTGGCGAGTCCTACAATGGTTGCAATCTATCAGCCGGGGGCGCCGGGGGACATTCAAGGTACTCTCGTGTCAGATCTTGTGGATTTTCCGGATTCACCCGGGCTTGATAACGTCAACGATCTTGATGACGGAGCGCTTCTGGGGATTGCCGTCACAGCTGTTAATAGTGCTGACCTTATTTGTCACTATTCGCTTGATGACGGTACGACTTGGCATGGATTCGGTACGCCTTCCGCGACAACGACGCGCCTTCTTGCCGCCGATTCAGATAATCGTGTCTACTGCCAGAAAACTGTGTCGGACGGTACATTTCCGGATGCTCTGACATTCCGCGCATGGGACCAAACCAGCGGTACTGATGGAGGCACTGCCGACACCACCACCAACGGTGGTTCGACGGCATTCTCGTCAGTGACTGATAACGTGAGTTTTACCATTAATGCTGTAAACGGCGCCCCGAGCGCATCGAACCTTAGCGCACCCGAAACGTACACCGAGGACACTCCGCTCAATCTTACCGACATTGTTATAACTGATGACAGTTTGAGCCTCCAAGCGTATTTAACACTTTCTGACCCGGAAGCAGGAAGTTTGAGTACTTCTACGTCCGGTTTGGTCACATCAACCTATAATCCCGAGACCGGGCAATGGCACGCGAACGGCGCAAGGATTTCCCTCAATAGACTTCTTGCCGGTGTCATTTTCACTCCGGCGCCCAATTACAATAGTACTTTCACTATCGCAACGGCTGTGAATGATGGCATTTCTGCTGTCACCGGTTCAAAAACAATGAACGGTATTGCGGCCGACACCGTACCGGGAGTACCGACATCTCTTACTGTAACCGCCCTTCCTCAATCGCATGTTCATCTTTCGTGGACAGCTCCGGAGGATGATGGGGGCGATGAAATTACCGGTTATAGAATCGACCGTGAATCACCAGTTGATAGCGTGTGGGGTACAATCGTTGATGATACAGAATCGGACGCAACTACCTATAACGATCAATACGTGCTTCCGGGTGTAGAGTACAACTACCGTGTGGCGGCAATTAATAGCGTTGACGTTGGAGAGTTTGGAGATTCTGCAAGTGTCACAACTCCCGGAGCCACATCTGGTGCCTCTTGTGTTGCCGATGCTTACTGGAATTTTGATGAGGGCGAAGGTACGACAGCAATTGAAAGTGTTGAAGGATACGACGGCACGCTCGTAAATGGTCCAACCTATTCAACTGATGTGCCACCTGTTGATTTTACTGATTCTCATAGTCTTCTTTTTGATGAAGATTCGGATCAGAAAGTAATATTCTCGAGAAGCGCGACGACAACCTATTCAGTTTCGATGTGGATAAAGCCTTTAGGACAGACTAATGAGTATGGTTCGCTCATCTCTCAAAATACTGATATCGGGCTCTATTATTTAGGAGATGATATAGGAAACGTTGCATGGCCAAATAAAATTTCGAATTACAATGGTGATGGTGATCATGTAAATGACACAGCACTTTCGCTCGACACTTGGCATCATATTGCATTAGTAAATGATGACGGCCATGCCACCTTCTATCTCGATGGAGTAGCTGATGGAAGTTCGGATGGTAGTCCTGCTGTCAATTTCAATACACTCGGTAGTGATGGAGGTCATGAAGCATTCAATGGTTATATTGATGACGTCCGCATCTACGATTCTCTCCTTACGGCAAGTCAGGTAGAGTCACTTGCAGACGGGAATGAGAACTGTGATGGTTCTACTGCAACGCCGACACCAGTTGCGAGACATCACTCAAGCGGAGGTGGCTCTTTAGCTTCGCGTGTAACGAATCTTGTTGCGATGAATAAGACGCAGGAGGCGAAGGATTTGGTTGAGAAATATCAAAACAATCCGCAAAATATCATAAAGACACTTCCACCTATTATTCGTGATTTGGAATTCGGACTGTCAGGCGACGATGTAAAACAGCTTCAGATATTTTTGAATAGTCATGGGTTTCTAGTGGCAACGACTGGTCCCGGTTCATCAGGGAATGAAACTAACTTTTTCGGAGCATTAACTCGTTCCGCTCTCGCGGAATTTCAGAAAGCAAATGGGATTACTCCTACGGCAGGCTACTTTGGGCCAAAGACGAGAGCTTTTCTTGCGGGAATGAAAACAACTCTGTAA
- a CDS encoding cohesin domain-containing protein translates to MKKIIFSFIVLAVAVPAFASAAANVSLTPSTFNVKAGQTVAVQVSVNPAGENVYTSKVVLSYSKDLLKATAFNFAPVWLPLSQPGYDSMDSGLVIKTAGYPGGVSTSKVFGTVTFTALKSGTASIGVMSDTQIYNAQNKNVFSGNGGAPVQVTISNATVSGNNSVAGGTNSTVQGASTTATPVVVKDVAAEGGSATKNYTSYILGALVLLALGAAARLIFGKTTK, encoded by the coding sequence ATGAAAAAAATTATCTTTTCTTTTATCGTTCTTGCGGTGGCTGTTCCAGCTTTTGCTTCTGCAGCTGCTAATGTTTCTCTTACTCCTTCAACGTTCAATGTGAAAGCTGGTCAGACAGTTGCCGTACAGGTTTCAGTAAATCCTGCAGGGGAGAATGTGTATACTTCGAAGGTTGTTCTTTCTTATTCGAAAGATCTTTTGAAGGCTACGGCGTTTAATTTTGCTCCCGTATGGCTCCCGCTTTCGCAACCAGGCTACGACAGTATGGATTCAGGCTTAGTTATAAAGACTGCTGGATATCCCGGAGGAGTATCGACTAGCAAGGTTTTCGGTACAGTAACATTTACTGCGCTCAAATCAGGTACAGCTTCTATTGGAGTTATGAGCGATACACAGATCTATAACGCTCAAAACAAAAATGTATTTTCTGGCAATGGAGGCGCGCCAGTTCAGGTTACAATTTCAAATGCGACAGTTTCTGGAAATAATTCTGTTGCTGGGGGAACGAACAGCACAGTTCAGGGAGCTTCGACAACAGCAACACCTGTAGTGGTGAAAGATGTGGCTGCGGAGGGAGGAAGTGCTACGAAAAATTATACTTCGTATATTCTTGGAGCACTCGTTCTTCTTGCTCTTGGTGCAGCAGCACGGCTTATCTTCGGCAAGACGACAAAGTAA